Proteins encoded by one window of Labrus bergylta chromosome 2, fLabBer1.1, whole genome shotgun sequence:
- the LOC110004507 gene encoding LOW QUALITY PROTEIN: GTPase IMAP family member 8-like (The sequence of the model RefSeq protein was modified relative to this genomic sequence to represent the inferred CDS: inserted 3 bases in 2 codons) — MATAAADDLHPLRRNKSFQWLPPDMSELRVVLLGNSWSERSSVGNLVLGKTMFNTEEEPNSCLKVRGHIKEKDIVLINTPDLLHPTISADKLTEHVTDCVRLSDPGPHVFLLVLQPDDFTEEHKQRFCRVLKRFSDQSFENSLILISTPREQGSSGVKIHLQNQPLKDMIRECRYRYLELANVELPELLTRLAQIVKEHNGEHVICEGFMDASGEKQRIPKKKTCDAVTSAGLLTNDNRVTPPPSGEIRILLLGTDDKTTKLGDFITRKEQHISSVLKNTFTGKQVVQSGEWRGKSLTVVKTPDVFSVSVEKLRKDMKSLCPPGPNVVLLLVKPSDFTEENRQTLKFILSLFGQDAFKHSMVISTHKEDKTDVSFRSLIKDCGERHYSMADNNRDVLMQKIEKTLHENKGTFLTVIEDSVTPKSGLMKTALSLVLCGRRGAGKTSAAEAILGQTDLHSVSSSSECVKHQGEVCGRRVSLVELPALYGKPQEEVMKESFRCISLSDPEGVHAFILVLPVGPLTDEDKGELETMKNTFGSRFNDITVLLFTVESDPSDPTVVNFLNKTNSIQELLRSCGGRSLVLNIKDKQQIPELLDIVEKMHEDKSKSFIFTTQTFAQAQIEKITTLQAELKNLKTKDPIIFDEKLSLRIVLIGQTGNGKSSSGNTILGCKEFEAEPSQKSVTKCCEKAQSDVNGRPVTVVDTPGLFDNSLSHEEVQEEMSKCISLLAPGPHVFLLVLRIGRFTSKDKETLQHIKEGFGMNADKFTIVLLTGGDSLKRAKRSIEEYIDKKCDDSFKKLIADCGGRYHMFDNLDDKNKTQISELITKIEEMVSTNGGSCYTNEVLQEKEMERLLKEKEEEMKREMEELQKKHEEEMKEKERRIEEQRIEIEMERELRXKQLQEKQELINKECEERKKEQQKREEENRKREREEEIKKQSWEQKLSALEKXRTQEDERRQQDEQRKLKKRQDEYEKEREINEKKRKEEDKYRREQEEKERRELEEKYEKHMKEMKNKYEVEARKQAEELNDFRQKYMKDFNALIEKHMEEMCELKQRQERQLHEAEERRDKEYNLLQNLSESRERNLFLFFVFFTLCIRHNTL, encoded by the exons ATGGCGACTGCAGCGGCAG ATGATCTGCATCCTCTGAGGCGCAATAAGAGCTTTCAATGGTTGCCACCTGACA TGTCTGAGTTGAGGGTTGTTCTTCTGGGGAACAGCTGGTCTGAGAGGAGTTCAGTGGGGAACCTCGTACTGGGAAAGACGATGTTCAACACTGAGGAAGAACCAAACAGCTGTTTGAAAGTCAGAGGACATATAAAGGAGAAAGACATAGTTCTTATCAACACTCCAGATCTGCTGCATCCCACCATCTCTGCAGACAAACTGACAGAACATGTGACAGACTGTGTGAGACTCTCTGATCCTGGACCTCATGTGTTCCTGTTGGTTCTCCAGCCTGATGACTTCACAGaggaacacaaacagagattcTGTAGAGTTCTTAAACGCTTCAGTGATCAGTCATTTGAAAATTCACTAATACTGATATCAACACCCAGAGAGCAGGGCTCAAGTggtgtaaaaatacatttgcaaaatCAACCCTTAAAAGACATGATCAGAGAATGTAGATACAGATATTTGGAGCTGGCAAACGTTGAACTTCCAGAGCTGTTGACACGTCTGGCTCAAATCGTGAAGGAACACAATGGAGAGCATGTCATCTGTGAAGGGTTCATGGATGCCAGTggtgaaaaacaaagaataccaaaaaagaaaacatgcgaTGCTGTTACTTCTGCTG GTCTTCTTACCAATGATAACAGGGTGACACCCCCTCCCTCAGGGGAAA TCAGAATTCTGCTGCTGGGGACAGacgacaaaacaacaaaacttggAGACTTTATCACcagaaaagaacaacacatcTCAAGTgtcttaaaaaatacttttacagGCAAACAAGTGGTGCAGAGTGGAGAATGGAGAGGAAAGTCTCTAACAGTTGTGAAAACTCcagatgttttcagtgtttctgtggAGAAGCTGAGAAAAGACATGAAGAGTCTCTGTCCTCCTGGACCaaatgttgtgctgctgttagtGAAACCTTCTGATTTCACTGAAGAGaacagacaaacactgaagTTCATCCTGAGTTTGTTTGGTCAAGATGCTTTCAAACACTCAATGGTCATCAGCACACATAAGGAGGATAAAACAGATGTCTCTTTTAGAAGTCTCATTAAAGACTGTGGAGAACGACACTACAGTATGGCTGACAACAACCGTGATGTATTAATGCAAAAGATTGAGAAAACTCttcatgaaaacaaaggaaCCTTTCTCACCGTCATTGAGGATTCAGTCACCCCAAAGTCTGGTCTTATGAAAACAGCTTTGAGCCTGGTTCTGTGTGgaaggagaggagcagggaagaCTTCAGCAGCTGAGGCCATTTTAGGTCAGACAGATCTTCATTCAGTCTCCAGCTCATCAGAGTGTGTTAAACATCAGGGTGAGGTGTGTGGACGTCGGGTTTCCCTGGTGGAGCTTCCTGCCTTGTATGGAAAACCTcaggaggaggtgatgaaggAATCATTCAGGTGTATCTCTCTCAGTGATCCTGAGGGTGTCCATGCCTTCATCCTGGTCTTACCTGTGGGTCCACTCACTGATGAAGACAAAGGAGAGTTAGAGACCATGAAGAACACATTTGGGAGTCGATTCAATGACATCACTGTGTTGCTGTTCACTGTTGAGTCAGATCCCTCAGATCCAACTGTTGTTAACTTTCTAAATAAAACCAATTCCATCCAGGAGCTTCTTCGGAGCTGTGGAGGAAGATCTTTGGTTCTAAACATCAAGGACAAGCAGCAGATCCCAGAGCTGCTGGACATTGTGGAAAAGATGCACGAAGATAAATCCAAATCATTCAtcttcacaacacaaacatttgcacaAGCCCAAATAGAAAAGATCACAACTCTACAGGCTGAGCTGAAgaacctgaaaacaaaagacCCAATCATCT TTGATGAGAAGCTAAGTCTCAGGATTGTGCTGATAGGGCAGACTGGCAATGGGAAGAGCTCTTCAGGAAACACCATTCTAGGATGTAAAGAGTTTGAAGCCGAACCAAGCCAAAAATCAGTCACAAAATGTTGTGAGAAAGCACAAAGTGATGTGAATGGTCGTCCTGTCACTGTGGTCGACACTCCTGGTCTGTTTGACAATAGCTTGTCTCATGAAGAGGTTCAAGAAGAGATGAGTAAATGCATCAGTCTTCTGGCTCCAGGACCACATGTCTTCCTGTTGGTGTTACGCATTGGCCGATTTACATCAAAGGACAAGGAGACATTACAACACATCAAGGAAGGCTTTGGGATGAATGCTGACAAGTTCACCATCGTTCTTCTAACTGGAGGAGATTCATTAAAGCGTGCTAAGAGGTCCATTGAAGAATATATTGATAAGAAATGTGATGATTCCTTTAAGAAACTGATTGCTGACTGTGGAGGAAGATACCACATGTTTGATAACCttgatgacaaaaacaaaactcaaatcAGTGAGCTGATAACCAAGATTGAAGAAATGGTGAGCACTAATGGAGGCAGCTGCTACACTAATGAGGTGCtgcaagaaaaagaaatggagaGACTCTtgaaggagaaggaagaagagatgaagagagagatggaggagctTCAAAAGAAACACGAGGAAGAAAtgaaggaaaaggaaagaagaataGAAGAACAGAGGATAGAAATTGAAATGGAGCGAGAACTGAG AAAACAACTCCAAGAAAAGCAGGAGCTTATCAACAAGGAgtgtgaggagagaaagaaagaacagcaaaagagagaagaagaaaacaggaaaagagagcgagaggaagaAATTAAGAAACAGTCATGGGAACAGAAACTCTCAGCTTTGGAGA AACGGACACAAGAGGATGAACGGAGACAACAGGACGAACAAAGAAAACTCAAAAAGCGCCAAGATgaatatgaaaaagaaagagagattaatgaaaagaaaagaaaggaagaggacAAATACAGAAGAgaacaggaggagaaggagagaagagaattGGAAGAAAAGTATGAGAAACACATGAAGGAAATGAAGAATAAGTATGAAGTGGAGGCCAGAAAACAAGCTGAAGAACTCAATGATTTCAGACAGAAATACATGAAGGACTTCAATGCACTGATAGAGAAACACATGGAGGAAATGTGTGAGTTGAAgcaaagacaagaaagacaaCTGCACGAGGCAGAAGAGAGACGTGACAAAGAGTACAATCTTTTACAAAACCTCTcagaaagcagagaaagaaatctatttttgttttttgttttttttacattgtgcATTAGACACAACACGCTGTGA